In Flavobacterium lacustre, a genomic segment contains:
- the hemW gene encoding radical SAM family heme chaperone HemW — MSGIYIHIPFCKQACHYCDFHFSTSMKKKEEMVLAIAKEIQMRKSEFENEDIETIYFGGGTPSVLTSEEINFLIAAVYSHYSVIENPEITLEANPDDLSSERIIELSKSKINRLSIGIQSFFEEDLQLMNRAHNSAEAKKCLEEATQYFDNISLDLIYGIPAMSNETWKQNIETALSFGIPHISSYALTVEPKTALNKLIQTGKITAPKDEVAQEHFAILVEMLENNSFIHYELSNFGKENYFSKNNSAYWLGKKYIGIGPSAHSYDGVSRSWNVSNNSLYIKSIQENKLPNETEILSIADRYNEYVMTGLRTIWGVSLDRIGTEFGSEYLEYLNKQAQKFLDDDLVFIENNILKPTPKGKFLTDGIASDLFILN, encoded by the coding sequence ATGAGCGGAATCTACATACATATTCCTTTTTGCAAGCAGGCGTGTCATTACTGCGACTTCCATTTTTCGACTTCAATGAAGAAGAAAGAAGAAATGGTTTTGGCTATTGCCAAAGAAATTCAAATGCGCAAAAGTGAGTTTGAAAATGAAGATATCGAAACCATTTATTTTGGTGGAGGAACGCCAAGTGTTTTAACTTCAGAAGAAATTAATTTTTTGATTGCTGCAGTTTATAGCCATTATTCTGTGATTGAAAATCCCGAAATTACACTGGAAGCCAATCCTGATGATTTGTCAAGCGAACGAATAATTGAATTGTCTAAAAGTAAAATTAACCGATTAAGCATTGGAATTCAGTCTTTTTTTGAAGAAGATTTGCAACTGATGAACCGCGCTCATAATTCGGCTGAAGCCAAAAAATGCTTAGAAGAAGCAACTCAGTATTTCGACAATATTTCCCTTGATTTAATCTACGGAATTCCAGCAATGAGTAATGAAACATGGAAACAAAATATTGAAACAGCGCTGTCTTTTGGTATTCCGCATATTTCGAGTTATGCCTTAACGGTAGAACCAAAAACGGCTTTGAATAAACTCATTCAAACCGGAAAAATTACGGCGCCTAAAGACGAAGTCGCGCAAGAGCATTTTGCTATTTTGGTCGAAATGCTTGAAAATAATAGTTTCATTCATTATGAATTGTCAAATTTTGGCAAAGAAAACTATTTTTCCAAGAATAATTCAGCGTATTGGTTGGGGAAAAAATACATCGGAATTGGTCCTTCGGCACACAGTTATGATGGCGTTTCCCGAAGTTGGAATGTGTCGAATAATTCGCTGTATATAAAATCCATTCAAGAAAATAAACTGCCTAACGAAACTGAAATTCTTTCAATTGCTGACCGTTATAATGAATATGTTATGACCGGTTTACGAACGATTTGGGGCGTTTCTTTGGATAGAATCGGAACCGAATTTGGAAGCGAATATTTAGAATATTTGAACAAACAAGCACAGAAATTCCTTGATGATGATTTAGTTTTTATCGAAAACAATATTTTGAAACCAACTCCAAAAGGAAAGTTTTTGACGGATGGAATTGCGTCAGATTTATTTATCCTGAACTAG
- a CDS encoding GIY-YIG nuclease family protein produces MEKGFTYILTNKNATVLYVGATKNLKNRVDCHRNGTGAFFTKKYNATILIYFEEFDYWSDAFKREKQLKNWHKDWKWNIAKLSNPELKDLYLNL; encoded by the coding sequence ATGGAAAAAGGATTTACATATATTTTGACTAATAAAAATGCCACTGTTTTATACGTAGGAGCAACCAAAAATCTTAAAAATAGAGTTGATTGCCATAGAAATGGGACAGGAGCATTTTTTACAAAAAAATATAATGCCACAATTTTAATTTATTTTGAAGAGTTTGATTATTGGAGTGATGCTTTTAAAAGAGAAAAACAACTTAAAAATTGGCATAAAGATTGGAAATGGAATATTGCAAAACTTTCAAATCCTGAATTAAAAGATTTATATTTGAACTTATAA
- a CDS encoding cyclase family protein — MLATIDNFKVNLSNPIDISIPLTNTEENPIAWYIDKPVIEPVVFGDWIGSVNKGASTNFNSISFNPHGHGTHTECLGHITREFYSINQSLKQFFFLAELISVVPELQGEDLVITLENISTALDVTLKLGVLKEALIIRTLPNFKIKKSLKYSNTNPAYLSEEAARFIRESGIQHLLIDLPSVDKEKDDGKLLAHKAFWNVTNVNNLNADARLDCTITEMIFVPDEVKDGSYLLNLQIASFENDASPSKPVLYAILNDK, encoded by the coding sequence ATGCTAGCAACAATTGATAACTTCAAAGTCAATCTATCAAATCCCATTGATATTTCGATTCCATTAACCAATACGGAGGAGAATCCAATTGCCTGGTATATCGACAAGCCAGTCATTGAGCCTGTGGTTTTTGGCGATTGGATAGGAAGTGTAAACAAAGGCGCATCAACTAATTTTAATTCTATTTCCTTCAATCCTCATGGACATGGAACGCACACAGAATGTCTGGGGCATATTACACGCGAATTTTACAGTATTAATCAATCGTTGAAACAGTTTTTCTTTTTGGCCGAATTGATTTCGGTTGTGCCGGAATTGCAAGGAGAAGATTTGGTAATAACGTTAGAAAACATCTCGACTGCGCTCGATGTGACATTGAAGTTAGGTGTTCTAAAAGAAGCCCTAATCATTAGAACGCTACCTAATTTTAAAATAAAAAAGTCTTTAAAATATTCGAATACCAATCCGGCTTATCTTTCTGAAGAGGCTGCGCGTTTCATTCGCGAAAGCGGAATTCAACATTTATTGATTGATTTGCCAAGCGTCGATAAAGAAAAAGATGATGGAAAATTATTGGCACACAAAGCCTTTTGGAATGTTACCAATGTCAACAATCTGAATGCTGATGCGCGATTGGATTGCACGATTACCGAAATGATTTTTGTTCCAGATGAAGTGAAAGACGGCAGTTATTTGCTGAATTTACAAATTGCATCTTTTGAGAATGACGCGAGTCCGAGTAAGCCAGTTTTGTATGCTATTTTAAACGATAAATGA
- a CDS encoding MmcQ/YjbR family DNA-binding protein, which yields MNLETYYEYCLSKKGVTEHFPFDEDTLVFKVGGKMFALSSLSQWEKGNPSVNLKCDPEYAQELRAQYDAIQPGFHMSKVHWNTIALNEGLSDQFLEELIDHSYELVFKSLTKKLQTEIQELEN from the coding sequence ATGAATTTAGAAACGTACTACGAATATTGCCTTTCTAAAAAAGGAGTGACGGAACATTTCCCTTTTGACGAAGATACTTTAGTTTTTAAAGTAGGTGGAAAAATGTTTGCTCTGTCTTCTTTAAGTCAATGGGAAAAAGGGAATCCATCGGTTAATTTAAAATGTGATCCCGAATATGCTCAAGAACTACGAGCGCAATACGATGCCATTCAACCGGGTTTTCACATGAGCAAGGTTCATTGGAATACGATTGCTTTAAATGAAGGGCTTTCGGATCAGTTTTTAGAAGAATTGATTGACCATTCCTATGAATTGGTTTTCAAAAGTTTAACAAAGAAATTGCAAACTGAAATTCAGGAATTAGAAAATTAG
- the pckA gene encoding phosphoenolpyruvate carboxykinase (ATP), with product MDNYALFTKSIALTDLGITSPTIHYQLSANELHDLTIQSGQGTENSTGALAINTGQFTGRSPQDRFIVKDNITEDKVWWGNVNIPFEPAAFDALYTKVTAYLSKKEVFVRDTYVCADPNYRLNVRVVTETAWSNLFCFNMFLRPEIEELDDFTAEWSVICAPHFEANPAVDGTRQSNFAIIDFTRKIALIGGTGYTGEIKKGIFSALNFILPVFKNTLPMHCSANVGEDGDTAIFFGLSGTGKTTLSADPNRKLIGDDEHGWTNENTVFNFEGGCYAKVINLSEENEPDIFRAIKKGALLENVIFKEGTNEVDYQDISITPNTRVSYPIYHIDNIQPGSIGENPKNIFFLTADSFGIIPPISKLTPGQAAYHFISGYTAKVAGTEAGVTEPQPNFSACFGAPFMPLHPTKYAEMLSKKMKDGNVKVWLINTGWTGGPYGIGSRMKLKYTRAMITAALNGELDNVAYENHKVFGFAKPQSCPNVPSEILNPRNTWEDPELYDKKAVELAQKFKANFAKFSAFANSEIMAGAPIA from the coding sequence ATGGACAACTACGCCCTTTTTACGAAATCGATTGCGTTAACTGACTTAGGTATTACAAGCCCTACGATTCATTACCAATTAAGCGCTAACGAATTACACGATTTAACGATTCAATCCGGACAAGGAACTGAAAATTCAACAGGCGCATTGGCCATCAACACCGGTCAATTTACAGGACGTTCTCCTCAAGACCGATTTATTGTAAAAGACAACATTACAGAAGACAAAGTATGGTGGGGAAATGTAAATATTCCTTTTGAGCCAGCCGCTTTTGATGCTTTGTACACAAAAGTAACTGCTTACCTCTCCAAAAAGGAAGTTTTTGTAAGAGATACTTATGTTTGCGCCGACCCTAATTACCGATTGAATGTGAGAGTAGTTACCGAAACCGCTTGGTCAAATTTATTTTGTTTCAATATGTTTTTGAGACCGGAAATAGAGGAACTCGATGATTTTACAGCAGAATGGTCCGTAATTTGTGCCCCACATTTTGAAGCCAATCCAGCTGTTGACGGGACGCGCCAAAGTAATTTTGCCATAATAGATTTTACCCGAAAAATTGCGCTTATTGGCGGAACGGGATATACAGGAGAAATAAAAAAAGGGATTTTCTCTGCTTTAAATTTTATTCTGCCGGTTTTCAAAAATACGTTACCTATGCATTGCAGTGCCAATGTAGGAGAAGACGGAGACACCGCAATTTTCTTTGGTTTATCAGGAACCGGAAAAACTACTTTATCCGCCGATCCTAACCGAAAACTGATTGGTGACGATGAGCATGGCTGGACCAATGAAAATACCGTTTTCAATTTTGAAGGAGGCTGTTACGCCAAAGTTATCAATCTTTCAGAAGAGAATGAACCGGACATTTTTAGAGCCATCAAAAAAGGGGCGCTTTTAGAAAATGTTATTTTCAAAGAAGGGACAAACGAGGTTGATTATCAAGATATTTCCATCACTCCAAACACACGAGTAAGCTACCCTATCTATCACATCGACAACATTCAGCCAGGTTCTATTGGTGAAAACCCTAAAAATATATTTTTCCTCACAGCCGATTCTTTTGGAATCATACCTCCTATTTCAAAACTGACTCCGGGACAGGCCGCTTATCATTTTATTTCGGGTTATACCGCAAAAGTAGCCGGAACAGAAGCCGGAGTAACAGAACCACAACCTAATTTCTCCGCTTGTTTTGGGGCTCCATTCATGCCTTTACATCCCACAAAATATGCAGAAATGCTGAGTAAAAAAATGAAAGACGGAAATGTAAAAGTATGGCTCATCAATACAGGATGGACAGGCGGACCTTACGGAATAGGCAGTCGCATGAAATTGAAATACACGCGTGCTATGATTACCGCAGCATTAAACGGAGAATTAGACAATGTGGCTTATGAAAACCATAAAGTATTTGGGTTTGCTAAACCACAATCGTGTCCTAATGTTCCAAGCGAAATATTGAATCCAAGAAATACTTGGGAAGACCCTGAACTATACGATAAGAAAGCAGTGGAATTAGCCCAAAAATTCAAAGCTAACTTTGCCAAATTTTCAGCATTTGCCAATTCCGAAATCATGGCTGGTGCGCCAATAGCATAA
- a CDS encoding DUF423 domain-containing protein, with translation MDKKILSTGAIFGIIAIILGAFGAHALKKILPVEALVTFETGVRYQMYHALFLLFLGSLNDFPQKTKKSIWFLIVFGVIFFSGSIYLLATNSLTSFDFKVIGFVTPIGGLLLILGWSVLLFHFLKKKTLK, from the coding sequence ATGGACAAAAAGATACTTTCTACAGGAGCAATTTTCGGGATAATAGCAATCATTTTGGGTGCTTTTGGTGCACATGCCTTAAAAAAAATCTTGCCGGTTGAAGCGCTTGTCACTTTTGAAACCGGAGTGCGTTATCAAATGTATCATGCCTTGTTTTTATTGTTCCTTGGAAGCCTGAATGATTTTCCTCAAAAAACAAAAAAATCCATCTGGTTTTTAATTGTTTTTGGCGTAATCTTTTTCTCTGGCTCTATTTATTTATTAGCAACAAACAGCCTCACTTCATTTGATTTTAAAGTTATCGGTTTTGTAACTCCTATCGGCGGACTCCTGTTAATACTGGGATGGAGCGTTTTACTATTCCATTTTTTAAAGAAAAAAACGTTAAAATAG
- a CDS encoding PH domain-containing protein translates to MKEQFKKFLNEEQDPKAIEKIASKLSDLLMKNEEIGYIAVQKKPAITVLPDSIVLTNKRIIICKPKNLGLSMDFIDFTWDEIEGTFVKENILGSEFSFSTKTNMDVSIDYIPKIQARKIFTYAKEQLDILKNGAPSASILPDEIPVVPVDEEEVIEEMETEEVTSFAEIMPVVPHYSEPVQENVASTTENKSGELSQDELFAKLQNYKKLLDNGLILQGEYDAFKKEILSQM, encoded by the coding sequence ATGAAAGAACAATTTAAGAAGTTTTTAAACGAAGAACAAGACCCAAAAGCTATTGAAAAAATCGCTTCAAAATTGAGTGATTTATTGATGAAGAATGAAGAAATAGGCTATATCGCGGTTCAGAAAAAACCAGCAATTACAGTTCTTCCGGACAGTATTGTATTGACCAATAAAAGAATTATCATTTGTAAGCCCAAAAATCTGGGACTTTCAATGGATTTTATTGATTTTACTTGGGACGAAATAGAAGGAACTTTTGTAAAAGAAAATATTTTAGGTTCTGAATTTTCGTTTTCGACCAAAACGAATATGGACGTTTCGATTGATTATATTCCTAAAATCCAAGCCCGAAAAATATTTACTTATGCTAAAGAGCAACTAGATATTCTGAAAAATGGTGCTCCATCTGCGTCAATACTTCCTGATGAAATTCCAGTTGTGCCAGTAGATGAAGAAGAAGTTATTGAAGAAATGGAAACAGAAGAAGTAACTAGTTTTGCCGAAATAATGCCGGTTGTTCCTCATTATTCAGAGCCAGTTCAAGAGAATGTTGCTTCAACCACAGAAAATAAATCAGGCGAATTGTCACAAGATGAACTTTTTGCGAAATTACAGAATTACAAAAAATTACTGGATAACGGTTTGATTCTTCAAGGCGAATACGATGCTTTCAAGAAAGAAATTCTAAGTCAGATGTAG
- a CDS encoding dipeptidase encodes MENIKAYVQQHKDRFINELIELLKIPSVSADPAYAQDIIKTANAVKASLEKAGCDFVEICDTPGNPIVYGEKIIDPTLPTVLVYGHYDVQPADPIELWTSPPFEPVIKETEIHPEGAIFARGSCDDKGQMYMHVKALEYMVQNNTLPCNIKFMIEGEEEIGSQSLSWFVERNQEKLKNDVILISDTGMISNQQPSITTGLRGLSYVEVEVTGPNRDLHSGLYGGAVANPINVLAKMIASLHDENNHITIPGFYDNVTEISLEERAEMAKAPFNLENYKKALDLNDVYGEKGYVTNERNSIRPTLDVNGIWGGYTGEGAKTVIASKAFAKISMRLVPNQDWSTITELFTKHFISIAPAGVTVKVKPHHGGQGYVTPIDSIGYKAANMAYTETFGVPAIPVRSGGSIPIVALFEKELKSKTILMGFGLDSDAIHSPNEHFGIFNYLKGIETIPLFYKYFVALSK; translated from the coding sequence ATGGAAAATATAAAAGCATACGTACAACAACACAAAGACCGCTTTATCAATGAGTTAATCGAGTTGTTGAAAATTCCTTCCGTTAGTGCAGACCCTGCTTATGCTCAAGATATCATCAAAACGGCCAATGCTGTTAAAGCCAGTTTAGAAAAAGCCGGCTGTGATTTTGTCGAAATTTGTGACACTCCGGGAAACCCAATTGTATATGGCGAAAAAATAATAGACCCAACTTTACCTACGGTTTTAGTTTACGGACATTATGATGTACAACCAGCTGACCCAATAGAATTATGGACTTCCCCTCCGTTTGAACCCGTAATCAAAGAAACCGAAATTCATCCCGAGGGAGCTATTTTTGCCCGTGGCTCTTGTGACGACAAAGGCCAAATGTACATGCACGTAAAAGCCTTAGAATATATGGTGCAGAACAACACTTTGCCTTGCAACATAAAATTTATGATTGAAGGCGAAGAAGAAATTGGCTCACAAAGCTTGAGCTGGTTTGTAGAACGCAATCAGGAAAAACTGAAAAACGATGTGATTTTAATTTCAGATACCGGAATGATCTCTAATCAGCAACCGTCAATCACAACCGGATTACGCGGATTAAGCTATGTAGAAGTAGAAGTTACAGGCCCTAATCGTGATTTACACTCGGGATTGTATGGTGGCGCAGTTGCAAATCCCATCAATGTTTTGGCCAAGATGATTGCCTCGCTTCATGACGAAAACAACCACATCACCATTCCCGGTTTCTATGACAATGTCACCGAAATATCCCTGGAAGAAAGAGCCGAAATGGCCAAAGCGCCTTTCAACTTAGAAAATTATAAAAAAGCACTAGACCTAAATGATGTTTATGGAGAAAAAGGCTATGTCACCAACGAAAGAAACTCCATTCGCCCTACACTGGACGTCAACGGAATCTGGGGAGGATACACCGGTGAAGGTGCCAAAACGGTAATTGCAAGTAAGGCTTTCGCCAAAATCTCCATGCGATTAGTCCCAAACCAAGACTGGTCAACAATCACTGAACTGTTCACCAAACACTTCATCAGCATCGCTCCGGCAGGCGTTACCGTCAAAGTAAAACCACACCATGGCGGGCAGGGCTACGTAACCCCAATAGACAGCATTGGCTACAAAGCCGCAAACATGGCCTATACCGAAACCTTTGGCGTTCCGGCTATTCCGGTACGTTCCGGCGGTAGTATTCCCATCGTCGCGCTGTTCGAAAAAGAACTCAAAAGCAAAACCATCCTAATGGGATTTGGCCTGGACAGCGACGCTATTCACTCGCCAAACGAACATTTTGGAATCTTTAATTACCTCAAAGGAATCGAAACCATTCCGTTGTTTTACAAGTATTTCGTAGCATTAAGCAAATAA
- a CDS encoding DUF4407 domain-containing protein: MLKQFFILCSGADKNLLEGCSEGEQTKYVGIGATVFFTAVMAFIASSYALFTVFDDVVPAILFGIVWSLLIFNLDRFIVSTIRKRDNLWSEFLQATPRIILAIIIAIVISKPLEIKIFEKEINTVLLKEKNAMALNNKKEVANYFKSDLDKNKTEIASLKAEITKKEKEVNTLYETYITEAEGTAGTKKLGKGPVFKEKIAKHDLAKKELDTLQKNNLAKIAEKEKNTKTLQTDLDKKITETQPIIDGFDGLMARINALNKLPWLPSFFIMLLFLAIETSPIIAKLLSPKGEYDYKSEDLETALKATIEQDKYQRNLLVKTSAAMHDKVYNDIAEDKNLYDLQRKNAADLLELQSNNFVEKQKRTL, encoded by the coding sequence ATGTTAAAACAATTTTTTATCCTCTGTTCCGGAGCCGATAAAAACCTTCTTGAAGGTTGCTCCGAAGGCGAACAAACCAAATATGTAGGTATTGGCGCCACCGTTTTCTTTACCGCAGTTATGGCGTTTATTGCCAGTTCTTATGCGCTTTTCACCGTTTTTGATGATGTTGTTCCCGCAATTCTTTTTGGAATTGTCTGGAGTTTACTCATCTTTAATCTGGATCGTTTTATTGTTTCCACCATTCGAAAAAGAGATAATTTGTGGAGCGAATTTTTGCAGGCAACGCCCCGAATTATTCTGGCTATAATTATTGCCATCGTGATTTCGAAACCTTTAGAGATTAAAATTTTCGAAAAAGAAATCAATACCGTTCTTTTGAAAGAAAAAAATGCCATGGCTTTGAATAATAAAAAAGAAGTGGCTAATTATTTCAAATCCGATTTGGACAAAAACAAAACGGAAATTGCCAGTCTAAAAGCAGAAATTACCAAGAAAGAGAAAGAAGTAAACACTTTATACGAAACCTACATCACCGAAGCCGAAGGAACTGCCGGGACTAAAAAATTAGGTAAAGGCCCTGTTTTTAAAGAAAAAATAGCCAAACACGATTTGGCTAAAAAAGAACTGGACACTTTACAAAAAAACAACTTAGCCAAAATAGCCGAAAAAGAAAAAAACACCAAAACCCTCCAAACTGATTTAGACAAAAAAATTACCGAAACCCAACCTATTATTGATGGTTTTGACGGCTTAATGGCACGAATCAATGCGTTGAATAAACTGCCTTGGTTGCCTTCCTTTTTTATCATGTTGTTGTTTTTAGCCATAGAAACGTCGCCAATTATTGCTAAACTTTTGTCGCCAAAAGGAGAATACGACTATAAATCGGAAGATTTAGAAACCGCATTAAAAGCAACAATAGAACAAGACAAATACCAAAGAAATTTACTGGTTAAAACAAGTGCTGCCATGCATGACAAAGTATATAATGACATTGCCGAAGACAAAAACCTGTATGATTTACAACGAAAAAACGCGGCGGATTTATTAGAATTACAATCTAATAATTTTGTGGAAAAGCAGAAAAGAACACTTTAA
- a CDS encoding saccharopine dehydrogenase family protein: MRTILIIGAGRSASSLIQYLLNKSEKENLHLVIGDLSLALAEKKTNNHPNATPIALDILDENQRKKAIQNATIVISMLPAHLHIEVAKDCILYKKHLVTASYISDAMQELDAVAKENNLIFMNEIGLDPGIDHMSAMKVIDEITAKGGKMLLFESFCGGLVAPESDTNLWNYKFTWAPRNVVLAGQGGAAKFIQEGAYKYIPYVNLFRRTEFLQVEGYGKFEAYSNRDSLKYRSVYGLDNVLTLYRGTIRRVGFSKAWNMFVQLGMTDDSYIMEGSEEMSYRQYVNSFLPYHPTDSVEIKMRLILKIDQDDIMWDKLLELDLFNRDKKVGLKNATPAQILEKILSESWTLQPDDKDMIVMYHKFGYEINGKKEQIDSKMVCIGEDQTYTAMAKTVGLPVAMATLLILNGTITTPGVQLPIRKEVYLPILKELEEYGVVFHEQSMPYLGYNPDKNFS; the protein is encoded by the coding sequence ATGAGAACAATTCTAATTATTGGTGCAGGAAGATCAGCTTCGTCGTTGATACAGTATCTTTTGAATAAATCCGAAAAAGAAAATTTACATCTAGTAATTGGGGATTTATCTTTGGCTTTGGCCGAAAAAAAGACCAATAACCATCCTAATGCTACGCCAATAGCATTAGATATTCTTGATGAAAATCAACGAAAAAAGGCCATTCAAAATGCGACTATTGTCATCTCGATGTTGCCGGCGCATTTGCATATAGAGGTTGCAAAAGATTGTATTTTATATAAAAAACATTTAGTTACGGCATCATACATCAGTGATGCGATGCAGGAACTGGATGCTGTTGCCAAAGAAAATAATTTGATTTTCATGAACGAAATTGGCCTCGATCCCGGAATAGATCATATGAGTGCCATGAAAGTAATTGATGAAATTACAGCCAAAGGCGGAAAAATGCTCTTGTTCGAATCTTTTTGTGGTGGATTAGTAGCGCCGGAATCTGACACGAATCTTTGGAATTATAAATTTACCTGGGCGCCTCGCAATGTAGTTCTTGCCGGACAAGGCGGCGCTGCAAAATTCATACAAGAAGGTGCATATAAATACATTCCTTATGTAAACCTGTTTCGCAGAACCGAATTTCTTCAAGTTGAAGGATACGGGAAATTTGAGGCGTATTCTAATAGGGATTCGTTGAAATATCGCAGTGTTTACGGTCTCGACAATGTTCTTACTTTATACCGGGGAACGATACGCCGCGTAGGATTTTCGAAAGCGTGGAATATGTTTGTGCAACTGGGAATGACCGATGACAGTTATATTATGGAAGGTTCAGAGGAAATGAGTTACCGTCAATATGTGAATTCATTTTTGCCGTACCATCCAACGGATTCGGTTGAAATTAAGATGCGTTTGATTCTTAAAATTGACCAAGATGACATCATGTGGGACAAGCTTTTAGAACTGGATTTGTTTAACAGAGATAAAAAAGTAGGCTTGAAAAATGCTACTCCAGCCCAAATTTTAGAAAAAATCCTTTCTGAGAGTTGGACTCTTCAGCCGGATGATAAAGATATGATTGTGATGTACCATAAATTTGGTTACGAAATAAACGGCAAAAAAGAGCAAATCGATTCAAAAATGGTGTGTATTGGCGAAGACCAAACCTATACCGCTATGGCAAAAACAGTAGGATTACCTGTTGCTATGGCCACTTTATTGATACTCAACGGTACTATAACTACGCCGGGAGTTCAGCTGCCGATTCGTAAAGAAGTGTACCTGCCGATATTGAAAGAATTAGAAGAATATGGCGTTGTTTTTCACGAACAGTCCATGCCGTATTTGGGATATAATCCCGATAAAAATTTTAGTTAA